One Sinorhizobium mexicanum genomic region harbors:
- a CDS encoding OmpA family protein: MSIRSRLFATVALPVFAATFAVQPALAESLMAPFEVAQEGADQPSPEDLLLLKKRRKQAEQGQAEEQQPAAGEEQAPRRKKRQQQVEEQQPAAEEAAPQQAEEPQAPRRKKRQQQAEEQQPAAEEAAPQQAEEQQAPRRKKRQQQVEEQQPAAEEAAPRQAEEQPAPKRKKRQQQAEEQQPAAEEGAPKQAEEQQAPARKKRQQQAEEQQPATEEGTPQRAEEQQTPRKKRQQAEEQQPATEEGTPKQAEEQQVPRKKRQQQAEEQRQTEQPADQAGEGRQPVPGAEAPATAEQGTGEQPRARPAPEVVDKRTEEEKVKIAKDPAATDDTVVLPVENGAAILDSDKDADNVGGNRAREARRKQREELRAKAESVAPPTDDASSQAEISTEARQQFPKRIEANLKEEGQRIEEAPAFAVPQTTNIVNNTVINNTTVNNTTVNNNTNEVTEVQVVEEVEDRVILGVGDRIFVRGDDRPRLRRDSEETFYDQLPRDRVRETIVRPGGYRIVTIYNRYGDIVQRSRIDGDGNEYLMVYAPEYDEDDNRPAIVDVGYDLPPMRLTIPVEDYIVDVADDPDRDYYEFLSEPPVEQVERVYTIDEVRNSARLRDKVRRIDLDTIHFETGSAEVSMTQAKTLRGVADAMSKVLEKDPGETFFIEGHTDAVGSDRDNLVLSDQRAESVAVLLSEAYGIPAENLVTQGYGERFLKVRTPDAEEENRRVTIRRVTPLVRPVAQR; encoded by the coding sequence ATGTCGATTCGATCCAGACTTTTCGCAACGGTGGCCTTGCCCGTATTCGCGGCGACCTTTGCCGTGCAGCCTGCGCTTGCCGAGAGCCTGATGGCGCCGTTCGAAGTTGCTCAGGAAGGCGCGGACCAGCCGTCGCCCGAGGATTTGCTGCTTCTCAAGAAGCGCAGAAAGCAAGCCGAACAGGGACAGGCTGAAGAACAGCAGCCCGCCGCCGGAGAGGAGCAGGCCCCGAGGCGCAAGAAGCGCCAGCAGCAGGTTGAAGAGCAGCAGCCCGCCGCTGAAGAGGCCGCTCCGCAGCAGGCTGAGGAGCCGCAAGCCCCGAGGCGCAAGAAGCGCCAGCAGCAAGCTGAGGAACAGCAACCTGCTGCAGAGGAGGCTGCTCCGCAGCAGGCCGAAGAACAGCAGGCCCCGAGGCGCAAGAAGCGCCAGCAGCAGGTTGAAGAGCAGCAGCCAGCCGCTGAAGAGGCCGCTCCGCGGCAGGCAGAGGAACAGCCGGCTCCGAAGCGCAAGAAGCGCCAGCAGCAGGCTGAGGAACAACAGCCCGCCGCTGAGGAGGGCGCCCCGAAGCAAGCCGAGGAGCAGCAGGCCCCGGCGCGGAAGAAGCGCCAGCAACAGGCTGAGGAACAGCAGCCCGCCACCGAGGAGGGCACTCCGCAGCGCGCAGAGGAGCAGCAGACCCCGCGCAAGAAGCGTCAGCAGGCTGAAGAACAGCAGCCCGCCACCGAAGAGGGCACTCCGAAGCAAGCCGAGGAGCAGCAGGTTCCGCGCAAGAAGCGCCAGCAGCAGGCTGAAGAGCAGCGTCAGACCGAACAGCCAGCCGACCAGGCCGGTGAGGGCAGGCAGCCTGTTCCCGGCGCAGAAGCACCGGCAACGGCAGAGCAGGGTACAGGCGAACAGCCACGGGCCCGGCCCGCTCCTGAGGTCGTCGATAAGCGCACGGAGGAAGAGAAGGTCAAGATCGCCAAGGACCCGGCAGCAACAGACGACACTGTCGTGCTTCCGGTGGAAAACGGTGCAGCCATTCTCGACAGCGACAAGGACGCCGACAATGTCGGCGGCAACCGTGCACGCGAGGCGCGGCGCAAGCAGCGCGAGGAATTGCGTGCCAAGGCAGAAAGCGTAGCACCTCCAACCGACGATGCCTCCTCCCAGGCGGAAATATCGACCGAGGCCCGGCAACAATTTCCGAAGAGGATCGAGGCCAACCTGAAGGAAGAGGGACAGCGCATCGAAGAAGCGCCAGCCTTCGCAGTGCCTCAGACGACGAACATCGTCAACAACACCGTGATCAATAACACCACGGTCAATAACACGACGGTCAACAACAACACGAACGAAGTCACCGAAGTGCAGGTGGTGGAGGAAGTGGAGGACCGCGTGATCCTCGGTGTCGGCGATCGCATTTTCGTCCGGGGCGACGACCGGCCGCGGTTGCGACGCGATTCGGAGGAAACCTTCTACGACCAGTTGCCGCGTGACCGCGTTCGCGAGACGATCGTTCGCCCTGGCGGTTATCGTATCGTCACGATCTACAACCGCTATGGCGATATCGTGCAGCGTTCGCGTATTGACGGCGACGGTAACGAATATCTGATGGTCTACGCGCCCGAGTATGACGAAGATGATAACCGTCCGGCGATCGTCGACGTCGGTTACGACCTGCCGCCGATGCGCCTGACGATACCGGTGGAAGACTATATCGTCGACGTGGCCGACGATCCGGATCGGGACTATTACGAGTTCCTTTCCGAGCCTCCGGTCGAGCAGGTCGAGCGCGTCTACACCATCGATGAGGTGCGCAACTCCGCCCGGCTGCGTGACAAGGTTCGCCGCATCGACCTCGACACGATCCACTTCGAGACGGGCAGCGCCGAGGTGTCGATGACGCAGGCCAAGACGCTGCGCGGCGTCGCGGACGCGATGTCCAAGGTTCTAGAAAAGGATCCGGGCGAAACCTTCTTCATCGAGGGCCACACGGACGCCGTCGGCTCCGACCGCGACAACCTGGTTCTTTCCGACCAGCGGGCGGAGTCGGTCGCGGTGCTCCTCAGCGAAGCCTATGGCATCCCGGCCGAAAACCTCGTGACCCAAGGCTATGGCGAACGCTTCCTCAAGGTACGCACGCCGGATGCGGAGGAGGAGAACCGGCGCGTGACCATTCGCCGCGTGACACCGCTCGTGCGGCCGGTCGCCCAGCGCTGA
- the mobA gene encoding molybdenum cofactor guanylyltransferase MobA, which yields MVTNAPDTTQRPPAVILAGGRSSRMGRPKAGLVLGGRTILDHIVERLAPQVGNIALNLNADPGIGLPPGLAVLADAVPGYFGPLAGVLTAMRHATEVAPHATHVLTVPTDTPFFPDDLVVRLSSVPDPEGTIAVAWSGGEMHPLFALWPVAITDDLEGWIRTDTKLRVRAFIARHPSAAVDFPMIATKAGPLDPFFNINTPDELREAEAWLQRLKDRKA from the coding sequence ATGGTCACGAATGCGCCAGACACAACGCAACGCCCGCCTGCCGTCATTCTCGCCGGCGGACGATCCTCGCGCATGGGACGCCCGAAGGCGGGCCTCGTGCTCGGTGGCCGGACCATCCTCGACCATATCGTCGAACGGCTCGCCCCGCAGGTGGGAAACATTGCGCTCAACCTCAATGCCGATCCCGGTATCGGGCTGCCGCCTGGTCTTGCGGTGCTGGCCGACGCGGTGCCCGGTTACTTCGGCCCCCTCGCCGGTGTCCTCACAGCCATGCGCCACGCTACAGAGGTTGCGCCGCATGCGACCCATGTCCTGACCGTGCCGACCGACACGCCATTTTTTCCCGATGATCTCGTTGTGCGGCTATCTTCGGTGCCCGATCCGGAGGGGACGATTGCCGTCGCTTGGTCCGGCGGCGAGATGCACCCGCTTTTCGCGCTCTGGCCGGTTGCGATCACCGATGATCTCGAAGGCTGGATCCGTACCGACACCAAGTTGCGCGTGCGCGCTTTCATTGCGCGCCACCCATCGGCAGCGGTAGACTTCCCCATGATCGCGACGAAGGCAGGTCCGCTCGACCCCTTCTTCAATATCAACACGCCGGATGAGCTTCGAGAGGCTGAAGCATGGCTGCAACGCCTCAAGGATCGCAAAGCATGA
- a CDS encoding DMT family transporter: MHSSANVRGIVFMCLAMVSFACNDALVKSVTGVMNTGQIMFVRGLLTTLMVLGFAVHFRAFRPVRTILRPAILLRIVMEALASITYISALGQIQLANASAIMQALPLAVTLGAALFLREPVGWRRWTAIAIGFLGVLIVLRPGPEGFTPAALTVVACVFCTSTRDLCTRRIGSDVPSLFITVTTAIVTTLVGLLLIVPFGGWQPMSSTSLTHIAGASILLMLGYQTIVLAMRDGDISVIAPFRYTSLLWSIGIGIFFFAETPDRWMLAGVAIIVGSGLYTFYRESLRGRKAVAQRSLAGPLE, from the coding sequence ATGCATTCATCTGCCAATGTCCGCGGCATCGTTTTCATGTGCCTTGCCATGGTCAGCTTCGCCTGCAACGATGCGCTCGTAAAATCCGTGACGGGCGTCATGAACACCGGCCAGATCATGTTCGTGCGCGGTCTGCTCACCACGCTGATGGTGCTGGGGTTTGCTGTTCACTTTCGCGCATTCCGCCCGGTCCGAACGATCCTGCGACCGGCGATCCTCCTGCGGATCGTCATGGAGGCGCTGGCGTCGATCACCTATATTTCCGCGCTCGGGCAGATACAGCTCGCAAACGCCTCGGCGATCATGCAGGCGCTGCCGCTGGCCGTCACCCTCGGCGCGGCGCTTTTCCTGCGCGAACCGGTCGGATGGCGGCGCTGGACGGCGATCGCCATCGGCTTCCTCGGCGTGCTGATCGTGCTGAGACCTGGGCCGGAAGGCTTCACACCAGCAGCCTTGACCGTCGTCGCATGCGTTTTCTGCACCTCGACGCGGGATCTTTGCACCCGCCGCATCGGCAGCGACGTGCCCTCGCTCTTCATCACCGTCACCACCGCCATAGTAACGACGCTGGTCGGCCTTTTGCTGATCGTGCCTTTCGGCGGCTGGCAGCCGATGTCGAGCACCTCGCTGACCCATATTGCCGGTGCCAGCATCCTGTTGATGCTCGGCTACCAGACGATCGTGCTGGCGATGCGCGATGGCGACATCTCTGTCATCGCGCCGTTCCGCTACACGAGCCTGCTCTGGTCGATCGGAATCGGCATTTTCTTCTTTGCGGAGACACCGGATCGCTGGATGCTGGCGGGGGTCGCGATCATCGTCGGCTCCGGCCTCTATACCTTCTATCGCGAGAGCCTGCGCGGGCGGAAGGCCGTCGCCCAACGCTCCCTTGCAGGCCCCCTCGAATAG
- the mobB gene encoding molybdopterin-guanine dinucleotide biosynthesis protein B gives MTQPRIFGIAGWKNSGKTGLMVRLVNEMTRRGYVVSTIKHAHHDFDIDKVGADSYRHREAGAHEVTIVSSTRFAIMHELRGGPEPSFEEILARLAPCDLVLIEGYKREPIPKIEARRMESANREPLAPSDPHIVAVAADHPVTDAGLAVFDLDDTAAIADFVEKVTGLRD, from the coding sequence ATGACCCAACCCAGGATATTCGGTATTGCCGGCTGGAAGAACTCGGGCAAGACCGGCCTCATGGTCCGTCTCGTCAATGAGATGACGCGGCGCGGCTACGTCGTGTCGACGATCAAGCACGCCCACCACGACTTCGACATCGACAAGGTCGGCGCCGACAGCTACCGGCACCGGGAGGCCGGCGCGCACGAGGTAACGATCGTCTCCTCGACGCGGTTCGCAATCATGCACGAACTGCGCGGCGGGCCGGAACCGTCCTTCGAGGAGATCCTGGCGCGGCTCGCTCCCTGCGATCTGGTGCTGATCGAAGGTTACAAGCGCGAACCGATCCCGAAGATCGAAGCGCGGCGGATGGAGTCGGCCAACCGCGAGCCTCTAGCGCCGAGCGACCCGCACATCGTTGCCGTTGCTGCGGATCACCCGGTGACCGACGCGGGCCTTGCGGTCTTTGATCTCGACGACACCGCTGCAATCGCGGACTTCGTCGAAAAGGTTACGGGACTGCGGGACTGA
- a CDS encoding ABC transporter substrate-binding protein, with translation MRISRRLAAAASAALFALMASTAMADGEKIVFGTEGAYPPFNNLEADGTLTGFDIDIAKALCEEMKAECTFVTQEWDGAIPALIAKKFDAFIASMSITEERKQKVDFTNKYYNTPPAIVVPKDSPITEATEAALAGKTLGAQGSTTHSNYAEAHMKESELKLYPTADEYKLDIANGRIDAVIDDVVVLSEWLKTEDGACCKLLGTLPIDPVINGEGAGIAVRKGDDALREKLNKAIDGIRASGKYKEINEKYFPFDVYGS, from the coding sequence ATGCGTATTTCCAGACGGCTGGCAGCCGCCGCATCGGCTGCCCTTTTCGCGCTCATGGCAAGCACGGCCATGGCAGATGGCGAAAAGATCGTCTTCGGTACGGAAGGCGCCTACCCGCCTTTCAACAATCTCGAGGCCGATGGCACGCTGACGGGCTTCGATATCGACATCGCGAAGGCGCTTTGCGAAGAGATGAAGGCTGAGTGCACCTTTGTGACGCAGGAGTGGGACGGCGCCATTCCGGCGCTGATCGCGAAGAAGTTCGACGCGTTCATCGCTTCGATGTCGATCACCGAGGAGCGCAAGCAGAAGGTCGACTTCACCAACAAGTACTACAACACGCCGCCCGCGATCGTCGTTCCGAAAGACTCGCCGATCACCGAAGCTACCGAAGCCGCGCTTGCAGGCAAGACGCTCGGCGCGCAGGGTTCCACCACCCACTCCAACTATGCCGAAGCGCACATGAAGGAGTCGGAACTGAAGCTCTACCCGACCGCGGATGAGTACAAGCTCGACATCGCCAATGGCCGTATCGATGCGGTCATCGACGACGTCGTTGTGCTTTCGGAATGGCTGAAGACCGAAGATGGCGCTTGCTGTAAGCTGCTCGGCACGCTGCCGATCGACCCGGTCATCAACGGCGAAGGCGCCGGCATCGCCGTTCGCAAGGGCGACGACGCGTTGCGCGAGAAGCTCAACAAGGCGATCGACGGCATCCGCGCGAGTGGCAAGTACAAGGAAATCAACGAAAAGTACTTCCCGTTCGACGTCTATGGCAGCTAA